A window of Ovis canadensis isolate MfBH-ARS-UI-01 breed Bighorn chromosome X, ARS-UI_OviCan_v2, whole genome shotgun sequence contains these coding sequences:
- the TCEAL1 gene encoding transcription elongation factor A protein-like 1, with translation MEKAGKEPEEQPQSSPKAGEERPSVEPSPEKSSPEEQSSEEVSSEEEFFPDELLPELLPEMLESEERPPQERLSRKDLFEARPPMEQPPCGVGKHKLEEGSFKERLARSRPQFRGDIHGRNLSNEEMIKVAEEMEEMKRVRNKLMIMHWKARRNRPYPI, from the coding sequence ATGGAAAAAGCCGGCAAAGAGCCCGAGGAGCAGCCACAGAGCTCGCCCAAGGCGGGTGAAGAGCGGCCTTCTGTGGAGCCGTCTCCCGAAAAGTCGTCTCCGGAGGAGCAGTCTTCGGAGGAGGTGTCCTCGGAGGAGGAGTTCTTTCCCGACGAACTCCTTCCTGAGCTTCTTCCCGAGATGCTCGAGTCCGAGGAGCGCCCTCCCCAGGAGCGCCTGTCGAGGAAGGACCTTTTTGAGGCGCGGCCCCCCATGGAGCAGCCTCCTTGCGGAGTGGGCAAGCACAAACTAGAAGAGGGGAGCTTTAAGGAACGGCTGGCCCGCTCCCGCCCGCAGTTTCGAGGGGACATACACGGCAGGAATTTAAGCAACGAGGAGATGATAAAGGTAGcagaggagatggaagagatgaagCGAGTACGGAACAAACTGATGATCATGCATTGGAAGGCCAGGCGGAACCGTCCTTATCCTATTTAA